The Lolium rigidum isolate FL_2022 chromosome 2, APGP_CSIRO_Lrig_0.1, whole genome shotgun sequence genomic interval GCAATTACATATAAAACAAATAAGTTAATCAAGATTTTCAAACTCGTTCTCTCCGGTGACACAATTTTGTAATTTTCTAAAGGCAGCCGCAGACACCTAACTATAAACATGTAAATACCAACGAAAAACAATCCCATAATTTTGAGTTGCAATGTAATTAACCAACATCGGTAAGGGGACTAACACTAACATTTCAGAGAAAAGCAGCTTGGTCTACATTGCTCGGGAGCCAAGAGTACGAATCACAATTTGAGTAGGCAGCAGCTAGAGCAGATATTGCAACAACCATCCTCGCGACAACCTTGAGAAAAATCCAAATCGATCTAGCAAACCAAAAGATATGAAGGAGcatacatagagaaaaaaaacAGGAGACCTGCACGTCTTTGTATTAAGCTTTAAGAGAAGAAGCAACGCCATAGATTGGCTACAACAGGAGCATCAGTTAAAATGCATAGCCAAACAGGGAAATGGTCCAATGGAGTAGGATATTACGCACCTCAACTCAGAGCACCCTGCTTATGCCAATAGGCAGCAACAGGAGCATCATGGGCTCACAATACATATGATTAATTCACTCTGAAAGAATGAGGGCAGAAAACAATACAGCTTAAGATTTCTCTGATATATACAACAAACCTGGACCAGAAAGTATCCACACTACTGATACATGAATGCACTGCTTATTTAAGCCAGAGATTTTAACCAAAGTTCGCAAGAATGATCTATAGACACAGCCGGGTACATGTGACAGGGAACCAACGTCTAGGCGCTGCCACGAGCAGCCTCCTGGAGATACTTGACAGCACTGTCGTAGTTCACAAAACCCATGAACCAGAACTCATGGTTATCAAGAGAAACGACCTGGATGTACCTCTCTGCAGGGTTCTGTTGACTTGCGGTGGGAGTGACTGATCTCAGGTGAGGTACAGGTAGAACTACCTGTAAACGCATTGCAGATATGAATATGATCAGGTCCAGTGTGATACGAAGAACGCGGTTGTTTTTTTCAGTGTGGATGATCCAGATGAGCAACAAAAATGAACAATGTTTCCATGTCTTCTTCAATACTAGTAGTATGGAGTTTGCAGATTAGCAAACCATTTCAGATCATTTTCTCTGTCAAATCAGACAGAGCTTGACAATGTTTCCATGCCTTCAATACTAGTAGTATGGTATTTGCGGGTTAGCAAACCATTTCAGATCGTATGCTACGTCAAATGGGACAGAGTTTGACGCTGATAACATGCCTCTAGTGGTATGGAATCAAATGGGACAGAGTTTGAGAACGTTTCCATGCCTTCCtcactactactccctccgttcgtatTTAACTGACGCTAATTGGAACCAACACCAGGCACAGTAGCTTGTGTAGGTGCGTCGATTAATACAGAACAGAGGTATGAAGAATGCTCAATTCTAGTCCAAACTCAGTTAAAATGCATAGCTGGTGCACATTCCGACGAGAAAAAGAAAAGCCACCGTACCTTGTAGATGGAGGAGGCGGTCTTGTTATCCTCTGCGACATACGCCACCGGGCTGTCACTGCAAAACGCAAGCTTGGCGGTGGAGACGTACAAGACCCCCATTATCGGACCATGGGAGGTTGAGAGGTAGCACGCGTAGGCCTTCTTGAGCTTCTCGTCGGGCGAGCACTCGAAGGTCTGCTGGAATATCTTGTCGTATCCGCCTTCCGATATGACCTTGGATATCTGGGCGATCCTCCCCATTGCGGCGTCCGTTATGCTAGGGCCGGTTTTCACTGCAGAAGTCCGCGCGAGTTCATGGGTCAACGTGTATGTGCAGGTGCTATTTTTAGATGAAAAAATGTATGAACTGAAAAAATGTCCACATGATGCAGCGTGCTATATATATAGGATAGTGTGGTTGGGAATTACAATTGAACAGTCATGATACAGCGTGGCTGTGGTTGGGACTTGGGAATTGGGGAACTCACAGTGCTGCCAGACGTCGCCGGCGATGCCCTCGGTCTTGCGCGCGGCCTCGGTGAACCTCTTCCCCGCCTGGCCGAACATGTCAGATTCTCCCTGGCGCCTGCAGCAAACAATCCCCCCAAACACCAAAACGATCAGCACAAACACTAGTCATCAAATTCAGCCCCGGAACAAGAGCAGAAGAAGCAGCAAAAGAGCAGGACGGCAGGAGATAGCTAGGCGACTGACTCTTGGGGGGCGGTCCGGCCGACGGCGAAGGCATGACGTAGGGGTTGGTGCCCGCGGGCGCcacgaccggcggcggcggcgtcgcgagGTCCTCCGGGGACATGCGCGGGTAGGCAGAGTCCTCCGACGGCGGCGCTGGCGCGCGGGCGACGTCGTGGTTGGGATCCATGGGCGATCGGCGGGAGGGAAGAGGAAGCGGGGATCGGGGAGAATTGAG includes:
- the LOC124689088 gene encoding GEM-like protein 1 translates to MDPNHDVARAPAPPSEDSAYPRMSPEDLATPPPPVVAPAGTNPYVMPSPSAGPPPKSQRQGESDMFGQAGKRFTEAARKTEGIAGDVWQHLKTGPSITDAAMGRIAQISKVISEGGYDKIFQQTFECSPDEKLKKAYACYLSTSHGPIMGVLYVSTAKLAFCSDSPVAYVAEDNKTASSIYKVVLPVPHLRSVTPTASQQNPAERYIQVVSLDNHEFWFMGFVNYDSAVKYLQEAARGSA